The proteins below are encoded in one region of Microlunatus antarcticus:
- a CDS encoding Fpg/Nei family DNA glycosylase — MPEMPEVESLARFLRERCVGRTIADVELAAFSALKTYDPPLQALRGLEIDDVTRHGKWVDVSAQGLHLVFHLARAGWLRWSDELPAAPAKPGKGPLALRFRLDDGSGFNLTEAGTQRKLAVYVVADPQDIPMVATLGPEPLDPAFDRAALDALIAAAGRAQLKGVLKDQRVVAGIGNAYSDEILHAARLSPFKPASSLTDEERDTLLAAIKGELTGAVARAEGLAAKDLKGEKKSGMRVHGKAGLPCPVCGDTVAEVSFADSSLQYCPTCQTGGKTLADRRMSRLLR, encoded by the coding sequence ATGCCGGAGATGCCCGAGGTCGAGTCGCTCGCGCGGTTCCTGCGCGAGCGCTGCGTCGGCCGCACGATCGCCGACGTCGAGCTGGCCGCGTTCAGCGCGCTCAAGACGTACGACCCGCCGCTCCAGGCCCTGCGCGGCCTGGAGATCGACGACGTCACCCGGCACGGCAAGTGGGTCGACGTCTCCGCGCAGGGCCTGCACCTGGTCTTCCACCTGGCCCGGGCGGGCTGGCTCCGCTGGAGCGACGAGCTCCCGGCCGCACCCGCCAAGCCCGGCAAGGGCCCGCTGGCGCTCCGCTTCCGGCTCGACGACGGCTCCGGCTTCAACCTCACCGAGGCCGGGACCCAGCGCAAGCTGGCGGTCTACGTGGTCGCCGACCCGCAGGACATCCCCATGGTCGCGACGCTCGGGCCCGAGCCGCTCGACCCCGCCTTCGACCGGGCGGCCCTCGACGCCCTGATCGCCGCCGCCGGACGCGCCCAGCTCAAGGGGGTGCTGAAGGACCAGCGGGTCGTCGCGGGCATCGGGAACGCCTACTCCGACGAGATCCTGCACGCCGCGCGGCTGAGCCCGTTCAAGCCGGCGAGCTCGCTGACCGACGAGGAGCGCGACACGCTTCTCGCCGCGATCAAGGGCGAGCTCACCGGTGCCGTCGCCCGGGCCGAGGGACTGGCGGCCAAGGACCTCAAGGGCGAGAAGAAGTCCGGGATGCGGGTCCACGGCAAGGCCGGCCTGCCCTGCCCGGTCTGCGGCGACACGGTGGCCGAGGTGTCGTTCGCCGACTCGTCGCTCCAGTACTGCCCGACCTGCCAGACCGGCGGCAAGACGCTGGCCGACCGACGGATGTCCCGGCTGCTGCGCTGA
- the aat gene encoding leucyl/phenylalanyl-tRNA--protein transferase encodes MTSRPRRAEAGPFGPAEGWPDDDLVAVSHDIDLDLTLAAYASGVFPMPLQPGLMGWWSPVDRGVLPLDALRVPRSLRKMLPRYDIRVDTAFEQVLARCADPRRPHGWIDEDIGRVYRALHARGVVHSVEAWAGDALVGGLYGVSLGGLFAGESMFHDPVAGRDASKAALVALVDLLRADGEEGRLLDVQWRTDHLGSLGVVEVDRPDYLGRLRRALTLPPPDWTALG; translated from the coding sequence GTGACCTCCCGTCCCCGACGCGCCGAGGCCGGACCGTTCGGGCCGGCCGAGGGCTGGCCCGACGACGACCTGGTGGCGGTGTCGCACGACATCGACCTCGACCTCACGCTGGCCGCGTACGCGAGCGGCGTGTTCCCGATGCCGCTGCAGCCCGGGCTGATGGGCTGGTGGTCCCCGGTCGACCGCGGTGTGCTCCCGCTCGACGCGCTGCGCGTCCCCCGCTCGCTGCGCAAGATGCTGCCGCGCTACGACATCAGGGTCGACACGGCGTTCGAGCAGGTGCTGGCCCGGTGCGCGGACCCTCGGCGGCCGCACGGCTGGATCGACGAGGACATCGGCCGCGTCTACCGCGCGCTCCACGCCCGCGGCGTCGTGCACTCGGTCGAGGCCTGGGCGGGCGACGCGCTCGTCGGCGGGCTGTACGGCGTGAGCCTGGGTGGGCTGTTCGCCGGGGAGTCGATGTTCCACGACCCGGTCGCCGGGCGCGACGCCTCGAAGGCCGCGCTGGTGGCCCTCGTCGACCTGCTGCGCGCGGACGGCGAGGAGGGCCGGCTGCTCGACGTCCAGTGGCGGACGGACCACCTGGGCAGCCTCGGCGTGGTCGAGGTCGACCGTCCCGACTACCTGGGCCGGCTGCGACGGGCCCTCACGCTGCCGCCCCCCGACTGGACGGCGCTGGGGTGA
- a CDS encoding EcsC family protein — translation MPSAQDVGRAIARGIGPVARSMNPGAAGGALRRVLEVAIDGYARVPGARTVAAKHLQKHNGSVEDAIDSVVAHHVRLASAQGFVTNIGGVAALPVAIPANLAGIAVVQVRMVAALAHLRGYDVSDLKVRTALVMCLLGGEEIARHIEDGSLPTSPMVIATAPVFDAVLDRQVADAVLTDLMNRIGGKNLALVVTRRVPLLGGGVGAVVDGYATRQIGLYAKAELLRRRALAH, via the coding sequence ATGCCCAGTGCACAAGACGTCGGTCGCGCCATCGCGCGCGGGATCGGTCCGGTCGCGCGCAGCATGAACCCGGGGGCCGCGGGCGGTGCCCTGCGGCGGGTGCTCGAGGTGGCCATCGACGGCTACGCCCGGGTGCCCGGCGCTCGTACGGTCGCGGCCAAGCACCTCCAGAAGCACAACGGCTCCGTCGAGGACGCCATCGACTCGGTGGTCGCCCACCACGTCCGGCTCGCCTCGGCGCAGGGCTTCGTCACGAACATCGGCGGCGTCGCCGCCCTCCCGGTCGCCATCCCCGCCAACCTGGCCGGCATCGCCGTCGTCCAGGTCCGGATGGTGGCGGCCCTCGCGCACCTGCGCGGCTACGACGTGAGCGACCTGAAGGTCCGCACCGCGCTGGTTATGTGCCTGCTCGGTGGCGAGGAGATCGCGCGGCACATCGAGGACGGGTCGCTGCCGACGTCGCCGATGGTGATCGCCACCGCCCCGGTCTTCGACGCGGTCCTCGACCGTCAGGTCGCGGACGCCGTGCTCACCGACCTGATGAACCGCATCGGCGGCAAGAACCTCGCGCTCGTCGTCACCCGGCGGGTCCCCCTGCTCGGCGGAGGCGTGGGCGCGGTCGTGGACGGCTACGCCACGCGCCAGATCGGCCTCTACGCCAAGGCCGAGCTCCTGCGTCGACGCGCGCTCGCGCACTGA
- a CDS encoding phosphotransferase family protein gives MSTPTALPERVRRWCAEALGDEVLGAERLGGGITDAIWRIRTRSGSAILRWLDPDHPYAADAPQWVVREALGLRLTRGSAVPAPVLLASDPDGVATGGWANLSTFLPGRVRLDRLGPAALDALADVALAVHAVDVDAHQAPPPFTSWAPAVLEVPGWARRPALWAEAIDRSRGPRPPTAQHLIHRDFHPGNTLWEGDAVTGLIDWAETSWGPSDLDVAHACSNFAMLHTVDDALAFAATYERRGGRLDPDLEARRYWTGLDVLGFLPDPGPVVVALTRQRPDLDAEGVRHRLEDLLAVALRG, from the coding sequence GTGAGCACGCCGACCGCGCTGCCGGAGCGGGTGCGGCGCTGGTGCGCCGAGGCGCTCGGGGACGAGGTCCTCGGCGCCGAGCGGCTCGGCGGCGGCATCACCGACGCGATCTGGCGGATCCGGACGAGGTCTGGCTCGGCCATCCTGCGCTGGCTCGACCCCGACCACCCGTACGCCGCCGACGCCCCTCAGTGGGTCGTCCGGGAGGCCCTCGGTCTCCGCCTCACCCGTGGTTCCGCGGTGCCGGCGCCGGTCCTGCTCGCCTCCGACCCGGACGGCGTGGCCACCGGCGGCTGGGCCAACCTCAGCACGTTCCTGCCGGGCCGGGTGCGGCTCGACCGCCTCGGCCCCGCCGCGCTCGACGCGCTGGCCGACGTCGCCCTGGCCGTGCACGCGGTCGACGTCGACGCCCACCAGGCGCCGCCGCCCTTCACGTCGTGGGCGCCCGCGGTCCTCGAGGTGCCGGGCTGGGCGCGACGCCCGGCGCTGTGGGCGGAGGCCATCGACCGCAGCCGGGGACCACGGCCCCCGACGGCCCAGCACCTGATCCACCGCGACTTCCACCCCGGCAACACGCTGTGGGAGGGCGACGCCGTCACCGGCCTCATCGACTGGGCCGAGACGTCGTGGGGACCGTCGGACCTCGACGTCGCGCACGCCTGCTCGAACTTCGCGATGCTGCACACGGTGGACGACGCGCTGGCGTTCGCGGCAACGTACGAGCGTCGCGGCGGGCGGCTCGACCCAGACTTGGAGGCCCGTCGCTACTGGACCGGCCTCGACGTGCTCGGCTTCCTGCCCGACCCGGGACCGGTCGTCGTGGCTCTCACCCGGCAGCGGCCCGACCTCGACGCCGAGGGCGTACGGCACCGGCTGGAGGACCTGCTCGCGGTGGCGCTGCGCGGGTAG
- a CDS encoding cupin domain-containing protein produces MGVLPAGRPHPRDRCPPGQAPARQHLVLEQARLERLRPLSHPPLSHPPLSRPPLAELLDLAPHPEGGWFRRTWTSSVPVTPPGADAGVVRPTATAIHYLLCVGEESRWHQVRSDELWLHQRGAPLEIRLGGSGDAPGPATTVVLGSAVETGEQPQVLVPAGTWQAAGPATADVLVSCVVSPGFDFADWTLAEP; encoded by the coding sequence GCCTGGCCAAGCGCCGGCTCGACAGCACCTGGTACTGGAGCAAGCCCGACTGGAACGGCTGAGACCGCTGTCTCACCCTCCGCTGTCTCACCCTCCTCTGTCTCGTCCGCCGCTGGCCGAGCTGCTCGACCTCGCACCCCATCCCGAGGGCGGCTGGTTCCGCCGGACCTGGACCAGCAGCGTCCCGGTCACCCCGCCCGGAGCCGACGCCGGCGTCGTCCGGCCCACCGCGACCGCGATCCACTACCTGCTCTGCGTCGGCGAGGAGTCCCGCTGGCACCAGGTCCGGTCCGACGAGCTGTGGCTGCACCAACGCGGCGCGCCTCTGGAGATCCGGCTGGGCGGGTCCGGTGACGCGCCCGGTCCCGCGACCACCGTCGTCCTCGGCAGCGCGGTCGAGACCGGTGAGCAGCCTCAGGTCCTCGTCCCCGCCGGCACCTGGCAGGCGGCCGGGCCGGCCACCGCCGACGTGCTCGTCTCCTGCGTGGTGTCGCCCGGCTTCGACTTCGCCGACTGGACCCTCGCCGAGCCCTGA